Part of the Mercenaria mercenaria strain notata chromosome 8, MADL_Memer_1, whole genome shotgun sequence genome is shown below.
GCGTTTCAGGTTTTGTGCagaataaatgattttatagacCTCCTTTGCCTGAAAAAAAAGCAACACGTTTTGCTGTTCTGaactaaaaaatataataatatagcaTTGCaactaaatattttcttttgagaTAGGACCGCCTTACTGCCAAATCAGTTTAAGAAGCATTTTGGcctttaacatattttttatttctgaaacgAAATTGACTGTCAAAAACCTACCTGCTAATCAGAACATTGCAAACTGCTAAATTCATGTATAATATGTGCATCACTGAACAATTTCAAATTTACGGTCTTAATAGGATGAACTAAATTGTAACTCTATGAACAGCGATACGTGTCTATATTCTACACAGTTTAAACACCAAGTTCTTGtcaatgacaaaaataaagaCTGTCATAATTacgattttatttgaaatgttacttattatatatattaacttAATTTGTTAGGAAATAAATTCTTGGGAAATTCTCTTCATGTGGTatcctataaatatatttcagagACTGCTGGAAGATAGATTCTCGTGCCATATTATTGATTTTTGCTAGCAACACATCACTTTATGACAAAGCATTGTATCTATGAACAATTATGTTGTAGACATTATCATAATGTATCAATCGAACCATCTATCAATTAAGTCAAAGTGAAAACAAGTCTACCTTAACTGAATATACTGATGGAAACAATAGGTTAaaagtcagtaattcaaatccttctttgtttcatataaaaaacgataacttcaggtcgtctttacgtatctttagagaatcactttttcctacacctatttttcatgaaagttctatcacaaattaacgaaaaaatgaaaagaaaatagggggttatgtagttcctagtgagataccagtcagttgtggtctgctaccctaaaaaaggcgcaaacacctacttccggtttcgatctgcagaACTTGCCATGTGgtgtgtatgaacatgaaaaccgtctcatttcatgcagaatatattctagtagtgaaaaacggtgattaaagaacttgttctacacgaatttgcgcaaaaaatgggaaaattaggatctatttattatggacttctttcgactacaccacggaagcacattttcgaccgaattactgaccttattccaatAACATTGAGCTTGTCTCGAGTGACCCCAGATACAAGTCAAATCTTTATCTTGATGTAATATGTAAACACTAAGCTTTCTAGCAATAGTAGCACCCAAACTAAAAATGTTTAGTCGTGCTCTTGACACCTACTTGACACCCATTGCCTCACATATAATACTGAGATTGTCACCTAGTCAACATAAACTTCTAAGTAGCAGTGACCGTAAAAACATTCTGATGTTATCTTGATAAAAAACTATTTACATTTAACGTTTCGTggaaattccagaaaaaatatgtctttcaaacattttcatttctagCAACAAGGTCCTTGTCCAGACAGTGACTAAGAACATTAGAACGTAATGGCCTAAAAAGAAATACCATAATTGCTCTATAAAGCTTACAATGTACCAAAGTCCTGCTTAATTAGAATATTAAGCAgatattatttataaatgtttagtaacagtgaccccaaaatacaACCTTAAGCTAACTTTACATATCAGTGTGTTATACCCTACGTTTGGTGAAATAATGGCAATCGGAATCCACTTTTTTCTGAGGCTGTTTGTATGTCCTTAATTGTACTTAAATGCATTATAGATGTATTCTCAAAACTTGCAAGAAAAGGAGAATAAACATTCTTCTCTGGTCAGCTATGGCCCATTCCAGTTTAATGTAAGTAGGTCAAATTTAAGTGGTCCACTATGAAATATTAACAACATATTAGatactttttaacaaatttgaatcaATTCTGCAAGTCAGTCTTTCATTTTGAACACAATCATTAAGATTGCCTTTGTCGAAGAtagctcctgtataattataacTAACAGTATATCTGAAGGATCACATGTTCACTTTCAGTTTATCAATAGAGCACGCAAGAATACCTGTTTTCGTAAACTATCATCTTATCGGACTCTCTGGGAGGGATTTTGTTCAAACAGAACCAGAGGTTTGGAGACACCACGATTTGCCTCTCCGAAAAACATGGAAGATGCAAAGGCTTTCTTCAATACAGAAGTCGCTTTCTCATGCCGACGTAAGTGATACcatgatattatacaataatttagttatttttattttttttgatttatcgtcacaccgacacatgataggtcatatggcgactttccagctttaatggtggaggaagaccccaggtgcccctccgtgcattacttcatcacgaaTTATACAATAAAGAAATTCACTTAATTTCAATAATActtcaaacaataaacatcaggTGAATTTTTGAAGTATTCCGCTTCTTGTTGCTTTGATTTAATGTTAGAAGAAACTTGAATTGACATCTATTCATCATTACAAGGTAGGCGATGGTTACAAGCCCATTGctaaaggaatgaatgtcatGTGTCATTTATCACTTTCGTTTCTTTTCATAGTCATTGTTCACCagtcaatcatttttaatttcaaatctctAAActgacagtataaataaaaagtgaaaatgtagtccaacatcgggagcagcacaaaagttgacacacttgtaaaaaaatcggttagccaatcaaattgaaggaaacggtcctaaaaagaaacacattttggtaattttaaaattgtttcagatTAAAAATTATGGAAATGGATTATCTCACTTGAATATGAATGTGATTAATAAATTGCCACATTTATCTCACcataaacataataataattatgagcATGATTGTTAAGAGACATCTATATTTAAGAAGTTCGTACCATAGAAGGTGAGAAAAGAAGCATTtagaaattttgtttcatttcagaaATTAATAGACATTATGAAGATAGATATAGAAGGATGGGAATGGGACGTCTTGTCAGATATCCTCCAAACGGGAGCTTTCAACAATGTTAAGCAACTTTGCTTGGAAGTACACTTTGGTTTTAGTTTTAAGCATGTAGTAAAAGAAGGAAAGAAGTTGAAACTGAAGTTTACTAAAAATACATGGGGTAATGTTTCAATGAAAGACCAAATAAAGCTTCTTTTGCGATTATTTAATGCTGGATTCAGAATTACAGCAAAGCAATCATTTGGTTGGGGGTCAGTTTacgtaaaaaataaaagaatcgCTACACTCGTTGAGTTAACGTTGGTCAATattaatttattgaataaaaagtatattttctgATAAGCTTTTTTTTCATCCGCAAAAATGATGTATAGTGTATTTGCTTGTGTCTGTATAACATCAAAGTAATTAAATCTAGTGAACACAAGATGAgaaatgattttcatatttgTATGTACTTTGAAGCATGATAAGGACTACATGTAAGGTCTTCTGAACCGTTAACTATTTAAGACTCGGAGCGGGTGTTAAGCCGCTGATCATTTCAAGCAGTTGACGACTTGTGCTCTTGTATATGCGTGTTTTATCATCTTCGTTTtcttttactttaatttgttaatCATATACGTATCTTGGAAAAAAATACACTGCTGTTTAAGCAGGCTGCACTCTTAGGAATCATTTTGTCCGATTGGTTCTTGATCATTACTTATTTGGTAACTAAGATGTTAGTGCTACATGTTAATCAGTAGTGTTTTAGGTTTCGTCCTAGAAAAAAGAATTTATCACATTTCCATACGAAACTAAGAAAACAGATCTATGTAGCGAGATACGATAAGCGGATTCAACAACCCAAATTTGGGGTTTGGGAGCAGTATTGTACAATATGTAACCTTAGTTTTTAAAGGAAGGATAATTTAGCATAGCTCTATCATTGGTTATGAAGTTATATAACGGTAAGCCCTAGATGccgaaataagaaataaaacagagcggaaaaggactgcataactGGTCTACAATTTCGGATAAAACAGCAACTTTTAAAATGTCAATAATTTGACAGAACTGTTAATATCttcgtagcattccctttgtatattcatccttgttctactttcccctttaACGCCCTCCCCCACCACCCCTTCCTCCCTCtccatatatattttgtataaatttgaaaTGTACTTACTGGATTATTGAAGCAACATGCccataatatttttccgttacagctt
Proteins encoded:
- the LOC123566052 gene encoding probable methyltransferase-like protein 24 isoform X2 — translated: MNDNHLYLVPSKEIIEKMDNDTLYLLLDKYVLQNQFYCSNLLRQGPWNASGKTICADDPFKPSSPCIVYSFGSKLDFAFEEASWKSFGCEIHTFDPSLSIEHARIPVFVNYHLIGLSGRDFVQTEPEVWRHHDLPLRKTWKMQRLSSIQKSLSHADKLIDIMKIDIEGWEWDVLSDILQTGAFNNVKQLCLEVHFGFSFKHVVKEGKKLKLKFTKNTWGNVSMKDQIKLLLRLFNAGFRITAKQSFGWGSVYVKNKRIATLVELTLVNINLLNKKYIF
- the LOC123566052 gene encoding probable methyltransferase-like protein 24 isoform X1, producing the protein MQTELIIQKMDSKRNVFILFCSIVLLFFVFGYSYGPLRRLQITESEAMNDNHLYLVPSKEIIEKMDNDTLYLLLDKYVLQNQFYCSNLLRQGPWNASGKTICADDPFKPSSPCIVYSFGSKLDFAFEEASWKSFGCEIHTFDPSLSIEHARIPVFVNYHLIGLSGRDFVQTEPEVWRHHDLPLRKTWKMQRLSSIQKSLSHADKLIDIMKIDIEGWEWDVLSDILQTGAFNNVKQLCLEVHFGFSFKHVVKEGKKLKLKFTKNTWGNVSMKDQIKLLLRLFNAGFRITAKQSFGWGSVYVKNKRIATLVELTLVNINLLNKKYIF